A genome region from Thermococcus onnurineus NA1 includes the following:
- a CDS encoding [protein ADP-ribosylglutamate] hydrolase: protein MVSFGVVMGDITRFPAEAIVNAANRYLEHGGGVAYAIAKAAAGDVREYIRISKEAMHEQLGKDSIEHGEVVVTPALGLERYGIKYVIHAVGPYCGGRWDEDKKEKLRKAILGALRKAEELGVKTIAFPAISAGIYGCPLEGVVRTFQETVEEFSQEAKSLEKVYLVLYSERDYDRARAVLENGDH, encoded by the coding sequence ATGGTCTCCTTTGGGGTTGTTATGGGGGACATTACCCGCTTTCCTGCTGAGGCGATAGTTAATGCAGCCAACCGCTATCTGGAGCACGGTGGCGGCGTTGCTTACGCAATAGCCAAAGCGGCCGCCGGTGATGTTCGTGAGTATATACGGATAAGTAAGGAAGCGATGCATGAACAGCTCGGGAAGGACTCCATCGAGCACGGCGAGGTCGTTGTAACACCGGCGTTGGGGTTGGAGCGATACGGGATTAAGTACGTCATTCACGCGGTTGGTCCCTACTGCGGCGGTCGCTGGGATGAGGATAAAAAGGAAAAGCTGAGGAAGGCTATACTCGGCGCTCTGAGGAAGGCAGAGGAACTTGGCGTCAAAACGATAGCCTTTCCGGCGATAAGTGCGGGAATCTACGGCTGTCCCCTTGAGGGAGTCGTGAGAACCTTCCAGGAGACAGTGGAAGAGTTCTCACAGGAAGCGAAGAGTCTGGAGAAAGTCTACCTTGTGCTCTATTCGGAGAGGGACTATGATAGGGCCAGAGCGGTGCTCGAAAATGGCGATCATTGA